The following proteins come from a genomic window of Fontisubflavum oceani:
- the radC gene encoding RadC family protein: MTDLTSDLEGQVPGFSEEAMRGLDDLEARIPPADAVLTPAFTRSFRQTDRLSPDAAAGGGLVTDQNGTKRPHYWGHRARLRERFLSGGHKPMPDYEILELLLFNAIPRIDLKPLAKRLLAAFGDLNGVVAASEHRLLQVEGATAKVYLQLRIVEAFAHRMALTKVMHREVVSSWDDLITYCRTAMAHRETEQFRVLFLDRKNVLIADEEQAKGTVDHVPVYPREVAKRALELNASSIILVHNHPSGDPTPSPQDIDVTRRIVEACDTIGVAVHDHVIIGKEAEVSFRAEGLF; encoded by the coding sequence ATGACGGATCTGACGTCTGATTTGGAGGGGCAGGTCCCGGGGTTTTCCGAAGAGGCGATGCGAGGTCTGGATGATTTGGAGGCGCGTATTCCGCCCGCAGATGCCGTCTTGACGCCAGCCTTCACCCGCAGCTTCCGCCAGACGGACCGGCTCTCGCCCGATGCGGCGGCGGGCGGCGGCCTGGTCACCGACCAAAATGGAACGAAGCGCCCGCATTATTGGGGCCATCGTGCGCGGCTTCGGGAGCGTTTTTTGTCAGGCGGGCACAAGCCGATGCCCGACTATGAAATCCTGGAACTGCTGCTTTTCAACGCGATCCCGAGGATTGACCTGAAACCACTCGCCAAAAGGCTCCTGGCGGCATTTGGCGATTTAAACGGCGTGGTTGCGGCCTCGGAACACCGGCTGTTGCAGGTCGAAGGCGCGACAGCAAAGGTCTATTTGCAACTGCGCATCGTCGAGGCCTTTGCCCATCGGATGGCGCTGACCAAAGTCATGCATCGCGAGGTGGTCTCCTCCTGGGATGATCTGATCACTTATTGCCGCACGGCGATGGCGCATCGGGAGACCGAGCAGTTTCGCGTGTTGTTCTTGGATCGGAAAAACGTGCTGATCGCTGATGAGGAGCAGGCGAAAGGCACGGTCGATCATGTGCCGGTCTATCCACGCGAAGTGGCGAAACGGGCGCTAGAGTTGAACGCGTCCTCAATCATTCTGGTGCATAATCATCCGTCGGGCGACCCGACGCCGAGCCCTCAAGATATCGATGTAACCCGCCGGATCGTGGAGGCCTGTGACACGATCGGCGTGGCGGTGCATGATCACGTGATCATTGGCAAGGAGGCTGAGGTGTCGTTCCGAGCGGAGGGGCTGTTTTAG
- a CDS encoding HlyU family transcriptional regulator encodes MSLLSKLFGGGAKPQEDPEVYKDFRIFPEPQSGQGGYRLAARIEKEIDGEVKVHQLLRADTIQSVEEAEAFSIRKAKQVIDEQGDGIFR; translated from the coding sequence ATGTCGCTCTTATCGAAACTCTTCGGCGGCGGGGCCAAGCCTCAAGAGGACCCCGAAGTCTATAAAGACTTCCGCATCTTCCCGGAGCCACAATCGGGTCAGGGTGGCTATCGCCTCGCCGCGCGGATCGAGAAGGAGATCGATGGCGAGGTGAAGGTGCACCAATTGCTCCGCGCCGATACGATCCAGAGTGTCGAGGAGGCGGAGGCCTTCTCCATCCGCAAGGCGAAACAGGTGATTGACGAGCAGGGCGACGGGATTTTCCGGTAG
- a CDS encoding sarcosine oxidase subunit delta, which yields MRITCPLCGDRDSREFSIKGHETYLTRPAPEAGEDAWDTYLHLRENPAGVTGELWHHGAGCAAWLKVTRNTVTHEVLKVELARDVTGGANAD from the coding sequence ATGCGTATCACATGCCCCCTCTGCGGGGATCGCGACAGCCGCGAGTTCAGCATCAAAGGTCACGAGACCTATCTCACCCGCCCCGCACCCGAGGCCGGTGAGGACGCCTGGGACACCTACCTGCATCTGCGCGAGAACCCCGCCGGTGTGACCGGTGAGCTTTGGCATCACGGCGCGGGCTGCGCCGCCTGGCTGAAGGTAACCCGAAACACGGTAACCCATGAGGTGCTGAAGGTGGAGTTGGCCCGTGACGTGACCGGAGGCGCAAATGCGGATTGA
- a CDS encoding sarcosine oxidase subunit beta family protein, whose protein sequence is MRYSGLQVLAQGLKGNRGWKPVWRDPDPKPAYDIVIIGGGGHGLATAFYLAKEHGLRNIAVLEKGYLGGGNVGRNTTIVRANYFLPGNSEFYSHSLKLWEGMEQELNYNAMHSQRGIINLFHSDGQRDAFVRRGNAMINQGDDAILLSQADCRRMLPYLDYDQTRFPIYGGLYHPRGGTARHDAVAWGYARGADQRGVDLIQQCEVTGIDIDNGRVTGVQTTRGAIKAKKVGIVVAGRSGQLAAMAGMRLPIESHILQAFVTEGLKPCIDNVVTYGMGHFYISQSDKGGLVFGGDLDFYSSYAARGNLPMAEHVLEAGMTLMPMIGKAKMLRSWGGIMDMTPDGSPIIDKTHIDGLYIDCGWCYGGFKAVPGSGFSFAHLIATDRHHEPAARFRLDRFRRGALLDEEGTGSQHNLH, encoded by the coding sequence ATGCGCTATTCGGGCTTGCAGGTTCTGGCCCAGGGCCTGAAAGGCAATCGTGGGTGGAAACCCGTCTGGCGCGACCCCGATCCGAAACCCGCCTATGATATCGTGATCATCGGCGGTGGCGGTCATGGGCTCGCAACCGCCTTCTACCTCGCCAAAGAACACGGGCTTCGCAACATTGCCGTTCTGGAAAAGGGCTATCTCGGCGGCGGCAATGTCGGGCGCAACACCACCATCGTGCGGGCCAACTACTTCCTGCCGGGCAACTCCGAGTTCTATTCCCATTCTCTGAAACTCTGGGAAGGGATGGAGCAGGAGTTGAACTATAACGCGATGCACAGCCAGCGCGGGATCATCAACCTGTTCCATTCCGACGGCCAGCGCGATGCCTTCGTCCGCCGCGGCAATGCGATGATCAACCAAGGTGATGACGCCATCCTGCTGAGCCAGGCGGACTGCCGCCGGATGCTGCCCTATCTCGATTATGATCAGACCCGCTTCCCGATCTATGGCGGGCTCTATCATCCGCGCGGCGGCACCGCGCGCCATGACGCCGTGGCCTGGGGTTATGCCAGAGGAGCAGATCAACGGGGCGTCGATCTGATCCAGCAATGCGAAGTGACCGGGATCGATATCGACAATGGCCGCGTCACAGGCGTTCAAACGACGCGCGGCGCGATCAAGGCCAAGAAGGTCGGGATTGTTGTCGCCGGGCGCTCAGGCCAGCTCGCGGCCATGGCGGGCATGCGCCTGCCAATCGAAAGCCATATCCTGCAAGCCTTTGTGACCGAGGGCCTGAAACCCTGTATCGATAATGTGGTCACCTATGGCATGGGCCATTTTTATATCAGCCAGTCCGACAAAGGCGGATTGGTCTTTGGCGGCGATCTGGATTTCTACAGCTCCTACGCTGCGCGGGGGAACCTGCCGATGGCCGAACATGTGCTGGAGGCGGGTATGACGCTGATGCCGATGATCGGTAAAGCCAAGATGCTGCGGAGTTGGGGCGGGATCATGGATATGACCCCGGATGGCTCCCCGATCATCGACAAGACCCATATCGACGGACTCTATATCGATTGCGGCTGGTGTTATGGCGGGTTCAAAGCGGTGCCGGGCTCCGGCTTCTCCTTCGCCCATCTGATCGCCACCGACCGGCATCACGAGCCCGCCGCGCGCTTCCGGCTGGACCGGTTCCGCCGCGGGGCGCTCTTGGATGAAGAGGGCACCGGCTCTCAACATAATCTGCATTAG
- a CDS encoding TadE/TadG family type IV pilus assembly protein — translation MRSLIIRFLRDTRAAVAFEAVIITPILLWLFVGSFVFFDAFRTYNTSVKATYAIADVLSRQQEDVYSSDIEGLANLFRTITNTAEGTNLRVTQIYRNHAGDYRVDQSFPTGGMARLFDANIPAIEDRLPIMALGDHVILVETTLPYRPAFNVGLSDLEFTNFTLTPPRNGPQIVLNPGIEPDYCGQSCDLGEGDGEGTPSGDGDSEPTGT, via the coding sequence GTGAGATCACTAATCATCAGATTTCTAAGAGACACGCGTGCCGCTGTCGCTTTTGAGGCCGTCATCATCACGCCTATTCTGCTCTGGCTCTTTGTAGGCAGTTTTGTGTTTTTTGACGCGTTTCGGACCTACAATACTTCAGTCAAAGCGACGTACGCGATCGCCGATGTGCTGTCACGTCAACAAGAGGACGTCTACTCGAGCGACATCGAAGGGCTCGCCAATTTGTTCCGAACCATTACCAACACGGCAGAAGGCACCAACCTGCGGGTGACACAGATTTACCGCAATCATGCAGGCGACTATCGGGTGGATCAGTCATTTCCAACCGGAGGCATGGCACGGCTCTTTGACGCGAACATCCCTGCGATTGAGGACCGTCTTCCGATCATGGCGCTTGGCGACCATGTGATCCTCGTGGAAACCACACTACCCTATCGACCGGCCTTCAACGTCGGATTGAGTGATCTGGAATTTACCAATTTTACACTTACACCCCCGCGCAACGGTCCGCAGATCGTCCTCAATCCCGGCATTGAACCAGACTATTGCGGTCAGAGTTGTGATCTCGGAGAAGGGGATGGCGAAGGCACGCCCAGTGGTGATGGAGATTCCGAACCAACCGGCACTTAG
- a CDS encoding sarcosine oxidase subunit alpha family protein — protein MRIDGKGLIDRARPVSFRFDGRSYSGFQGDTLASALLANGVTLMGRSFKYHRPRGVLTAGSEEPNALMEIGTGAAKTPNVRATMQEIFDGLEARSQNRIGPLNRDLLSVNDLLSSFLSAGFYYKTFMWPRAFWEKLYEPIIRRAAGLGALSREPDSGRYEKAFAFCDIFVIGAGPTGLMAALTAAKGGADVILAEESAVVGGRLLSEEEQIDGLPAAIWLENTLAELRASGRVRIMTRTTVTGAYDGGTYGALERVGSHVPATPDLPLECFWRIQAKQAVLAAGALERPIAFPMNDRPGIMMASAVRTYLNRYGVAPGEKVTLFATNDDAHRTARDLTQAGIDVAAVIDSRAEIQAKGDYRVITGGQVIATKGRQALREITIRHAGGEETIATDCLAVSGGWNPTVHLTCHMNARPVWDEAISGFVPAEKAIPGLIPAGACAGQYATAACLQAGIDAASQALIALGATAPDITAPSAQIEAGASDVLWSVPGAGRAWLDFANDVTTKDVKLAAQENFRSVEHMKRYTTQGMAPDQGKNSNISALAILADATGRGIPETGTTTYRPPYIPVSIAAMGAGAKGKGFAPERFTTSHAATIQRGAPMIEAGLWYRPSYFPAQGETTWRQSCDREVNMVRETVGICDVSTLGKIDVQGPDAGAFLDFVYTNTFSTLKPGRVRYGLMLREDGMVMDDGTTARLSDTHYVMTTTTAAAGQVMTHLEFVSQALRPDLDVRFVSVTEQWAQFAVAGPMARDLLNTVLDDPIDGESWPFMACGPVKVHGVDGRLFRISFSGEHAYEVAVPARYGDALFRDLVARAETMGGGAYGMEALNVLRIEKGFITHAEIHGRVTAFDIGMERMISPKKDCIGKTAAAREGLLGPDREQLVGLKPIGAVKQLTAGAHLFDEGAEAIRVNDQGYVTSVCFSPTLGTYLGQAFLKNGRARHGETVNHVDHLRGIETLCEVCDPVFFDPEGGRVRG, from the coding sequence ATGCGGATTGATGGCAAAGGCCTGATCGATCGGGCACGTCCGGTCTCGTTCCGCTTCGACGGGCGGAGCTATTCTGGCTTCCAGGGTGACACGCTGGCCTCGGCGCTGCTGGCCAATGGCGTGACCCTCATGGGGCGCTCTTTCAAATATCACCGCCCGCGTGGGGTGCTGACCGCCGGATCGGAGGAACCCAATGCGCTGATGGAGATCGGCACGGGCGCGGCCAAGACTCCGAATGTACGGGCCACGATGCAAGAGATTTTCGACGGGTTGGAGGCGCGGAGCCAAAACCGGATCGGCCCGCTCAACCGCGACCTTCTCTCGGTCAACGACCTGCTCTCCTCCTTCCTAAGTGCCGGTTTCTACTACAAAACCTTCATGTGGCCGCGTGCCTTCTGGGAAAAGCTCTATGAGCCGATCATCCGCCGCGCTGCCGGTCTCGGCGCGCTCTCGAGGGAGCCGGATAGCGGGCGCTATGAGAAAGCCTTTGCCTTTTGCGACATCTTCGTGATCGGGGCGGGACCCACCGGATTGATGGCGGCGCTGACAGCGGCCAAGGGCGGCGCGGATGTGATCCTGGCGGAGGAAAGCGCTGTTGTCGGCGGGCGGCTCCTGTCGGAAGAGGAGCAGATCGACGGGTTACCGGCTGCGATCTGGCTGGAAAACACGCTGGCCGAGTTGCGCGCCTCGGGCCGGGTGCGGATCATGACGCGGACAACCGTGACCGGCGCCTATGACGGCGGGACCTATGGCGCGTTGGAACGGGTCGGCAGCCACGTGCCCGCCACCCCGGATCTGCCGCTCGAATGCTTCTGGCGCATCCAGGCAAAGCAAGCGGTGCTCGCCGCCGGTGCCCTAGAACGCCCGATCGCCTTTCCGATGAATGACCGGCCCGGCATCATGATGGCCAGCGCCGTGCGGACCTATCTCAACCGCTATGGTGTTGCGCCCGGTGAAAAGGTGACACTCTTTGCCACCAATGATGACGCCCACCGCACCGCCCGAGACTTAACCCAGGCCGGGATCGATGTGGCCGCCGTTATCGACAGCCGCGCCGAGATCCAGGCGAAAGGCGACTATCGCGTGATCACCGGCGGGCAGGTGATCGCGACCAAAGGCCGCCAAGCTCTGCGCGAGATCACCATTCGCCATGCCGGCGGCGAAGAAACCATCGCGACCGATTGCCTGGCCGTCTCTGGCGGCTGGAACCCAACCGTGCACCTGACCTGCCACATGAACGCACGCCCGGTTTGGGACGAGGCCATCAGCGGCTTTGTTCCGGCGGAGAAGGCGATCCCCGGGCTGATCCCGGCGGGGGCTTGTGCCGGCCAGTACGCCACTGCCGCCTGTCTGCAAGCGGGAATCGACGCCGCCAGCCAAGCGCTCATCGCGCTTGGGGCAACCGCCCCTGACATCACGGCCCCAAGCGCGCAGATCGAGGCCGGGGCCTCCGATGTGCTTTGGTCGGTGCCGGGCGCTGGCCGCGCCTGGCTCGATTTCGCCAATGATGTGACGACCAAAGACGTGAAGCTCGCCGCGCAGGAGAACTTCCGCTCCGTCGAACATATGAAGCGCTATACGACGCAAGGCATGGCGCCCGATCAGGGCAAGAACTCCAATATCTCCGCCCTCGCCATTCTTGCCGATGCGACCGGACGCGGCATTCCGGAAACCGGCACGACCACCTATCGCCCGCCCTATATCCCCGTCTCAATCGCGGCAATGGGCGCGGGCGCAAAGGGCAAGGGCTTCGCGCCTGAGCGCTTCACCACGTCCCATGCGGCCACGATCCAGCGCGGCGCGCCGATGATCGAAGCCGGTCTCTGGTATCGGCCCAGCTATTTCCCCGCCCAGGGCGAGACGACCTGGCGGCAGAGCTGCGACCGCGAGGTCAATATGGTCCGCGAAACGGTCGGCATTTGTGATGTCTCGACGCTTGGTAAGATTGATGTTCAGGGGCCGGATGCGGGCGCTTTCCTCGATTTCGTCTACACGAATACCTTTTCGACCCTAAAACCAGGCCGCGTGCGCTATGGCCTTATGCTGCGCGAAGACGGAATGGTGATGGATGATGGCACCACGGCCCGCCTCTCCGACACGCATTATGTGATGACGACCACCACCGCCGCTGCCGGGCAGGTCATGACGCATCTAGAGTTCGTCAGCCAAGCGTTGCGCCCCGATCTGGATGTACGCTTCGTCTCAGTCACCGAACAATGGGCGCAATTCGCCGTCGCCGGGCCAATGGCCCGCGATCTCTTGAACACGGTGCTGGACGATCCCATCGATGGCGAAAGCTGGCCTTTCATGGCCTGCGGTCCGGTGAAAGTGCATGGGGTCGATGGCCGCCTGTTCCGCATCTCCTTCTCGGGCGAGCATGCCTATGAAGTGGCGGTGCCAGCGCGCTATGGCGATGCGTTGTTCCGCGATCTTGTCGCCCGCGCCGAGACCATGGGCGGCGGGGCTTACGGAATGGAAGCGCTGAACGTGCTTAGGATCGAAAAGGGCTTCATCACCCATGCCGAAATCCATGGCCGCGTGACCGCGTTCGATATCGGCATGGAGCGGATGATCTCACCCAAGAAAGACTGTATCGGCAAAACCGCTGCGGCTCGCGAAGGGCTGCTTGGCCCGGATCGGGAGCAATTGGTCGGCCTGAAACCCATCGGTGCGGTGAAGCAATTGACCGCAGGCGCGCATCTCTTTGACGAAGGGGCCGAGGCAATCCGCGTGAACGATCAAGGCTATGTCACCTCGGTCTGTTTCTCGCCGACGCTTGGCACTTATTTGGGCCAGGCTTTCTTGAAGAACGGTCGCGCACGGCATGGTGAGACCGTGAACCATGTGGACCATCTCAGAGGGATCGAAACCCTCTGCGAAGTGTGCGACCCGGTATTCTTTGACCCCGAGGGAGGGCGCGTTCGTGGCTAA
- the meaB gene encoding methylmalonyl Co-A mutase-associated GTPase MeaB has translation MTEQQASQTDLATRILAGERRALARAVTLVESTRADHRAQAAALLEVLRGHGRQALRIGLSGTPGVGKSTFIETFGMMLVSQGLRVAVLAVDPSSTRSGGSILGDKTRMERLSREPGAFIRPSPSLSHLGGVSRRTREAVALCEAAGFDVVLIETVGVGQSETMVAEMCDLFVLLLAPAGGDELQGVKRGIMEIADLILVNKADGELKAAATRTCADYAGALRLMRKRAEDPDGFPKALPVSAWEDDGLDAAWDEMQTLAAWRRAEGHWEKRRAAQAAHWFEEEVRSGLLARLNRDADVKRAMAEMATRVAAGELSPDAAAEEMLGRLKN, from the coding sequence ATGACGGAACAACAGGCCTCTCAGACAGATTTGGCAACGCGGATTTTGGCGGGTGAGCGCCGGGCGCTGGCGCGCGCAGTGACTTTGGTGGAAAGCACGCGGGCCGATCATCGGGCCCAAGCGGCAGCCTTGTTGGAGGTTTTGCGCGGTCATGGTCGGCAAGCCCTGCGTATTGGACTCTCCGGCACGCCGGGCGTGGGGAAATCGACCTTTATCGAGACATTTGGGATGATGTTGGTCAGCCAAGGGCTCCGCGTGGCCGTTTTGGCGGTCGATCCATCGTCAACACGCTCTGGCGGCTCGATTCTGGGCGACAAAACCCGGATGGAGCGGCTCAGCCGCGAGCCAGGCGCGTTTATCCGCCCCTCGCCCTCCTTGTCGCATCTGGGGGGCGTCTCGCGGCGGACCCGCGAGGCGGTTGCGCTCTGCGAGGCGGCGGGGTTCGATGTTGTGCTGATCGAAACCGTGGGGGTCGGGCAGTCCGAGACCATGGTTGCCGAGATGTGCGATCTCTTCGTCTTGCTTCTCGCGCCTGCGGGCGGCGACGAGTTGCAGGGCGTCAAGCGCGGTATCATGGAGATTGCCGATCTGATCCTGGTCAACAAGGCTGATGGCGAGTTGAAAGCGGCGGCGACGCGAACCTGCGCGGACTATGCCGGGGCGTTGCGGCTGATGCGCAAACGGGCGGAGGATCCTGACGGGTTTCCCAAGGCGCTTCCCGTTTCGGCGTGGGAGGATGACGGGTTGGACGCAGCCTGGGACGAGATGCAGACCTTAGCAGCATGGCGTCGGGCGGAGGGCCATTGGGAGAAACGCCGAGCGGCGCAAGCGGCGCATTGGTTTGAAGAAGAGGTGCGGAGCGGCCTTCTGGCGCGGCTGAACCGCGACGCTGACGTGAAGCGCGCGATGGCTGAGATGGCCACACGGGTGGCAGCCGGTGAACTGAGCCCGGATGCAGCAGCCGAAGAGATGTTGGGCCGATTGAAGAACTAG
- a CDS encoding YigZ family protein: MTLTTFDNILTDRGSKYAVSGAPAASKADALAAVKVLKRNKKFAKATHNTWALLTSEGPIKNDDGEAGAGMVILRMLEREDLRNHVVIVSRWFGGTHLGGDRFRRVQDCVRYYIDQMNQTR, from the coding sequence ATGACCCTCACCACTTTTGACAACATCCTCACCGACCGCGGCTCCAAATACGCGGTTTCCGGCGCACCGGCGGCCTCGAAAGCCGACGCGCTCGCCGCCGTCAAAGTCCTCAAGCGCAATAAGAAATTCGCTAAGGCCACCCATAACACCTGGGCGCTCCTCACCTCCGAAGGCCCCATCAAGAACGATGACGGAGAGGCCGGGGCGGGCATGGTCATCCTGCGGATGCTGGAACGCGAGGACCTCCGGAACCACGTTGTCATCGTCAGCCGCTGGTTCGGCGGCACGCATCTGGGCGGCGACAGGTTCCGCCGGGTGCAGGATTGCGTTAGGTATTACATCGACCAGATGAACCAGACGAGGTAG
- a CDS encoding TadE/TadG family type IV pilus assembly protein, with amino-acid sequence MEFVIVFPIIIFLFIAVFETGMILTRQVMLERALDSTVRLLRLELVNPPDEPDAFATAVRQNICANALVIPNCMDVLQLDLRAIGQTNYILPERNALCINRNDMVAPDENQVSEGRENDEALENLMLVRTCVVVDRILPISGFGLNLTRDDSGGLHMVSSTVYVNEPD; translated from the coding sequence ATGGAATTCGTCATTGTGTTCCCGATCATTATCTTCCTCTTCATCGCGGTGTTTGAAACCGGGATGATCCTGACTCGACAAGTGATGCTGGAGCGCGCGCTGGACAGTACAGTGCGCCTATTGCGCCTGGAGTTGGTTAACCCGCCAGATGAGCCTGATGCCTTTGCGACTGCGGTGCGTCAGAATATCTGCGCCAACGCATTGGTGATTCCCAATTGCATGGATGTACTCCAGCTCGATCTCCGGGCTATCGGTCAGACCAATTACATTCTGCCAGAGCGGAATGCGCTCTGCATTAACCGCAATGACATGGTCGCGCCAGACGAAAACCAAGTTTCGGAAGGGCGCGAAAACGACGAAGCCCTGGAAAACTTAATGCTGGTTCGGACGTGTGTAGTTGTAGACCGCATATTACCGATTTCCGGCTTTGGTCTGAATCTCACTCGCGATGATTCCGGCGGGCTGCACATGGTCTCCAGCACTGTCTACGTCAATGAGCCAGACTAG
- a CDS encoding sarcosine oxidase subunit gamma — MANLIAKSPADGLLPLEIGGLMLSEDSPAAITAVMPFAGQVKPLSTALKAAHGMTFPGPNRVTGSGEVKAYWSGMDQAFLIGTAPDQSLATHAALVDQTDAWAVLNIQGAEVEAVLARLTPLDLNPSVFKRGHAARSLLGHMSALIARSGAQSFTIQVFRSMAATAVHELALAMKAVAARAELEH; from the coding sequence GTGGCTAATCTTATTGCCAAAAGCCCCGCCGACGGTTTGCTGCCGCTTGAGATCGGCGGCCTCATGTTGAGCGAAGACAGCCCCGCCGCGATTACCGCCGTGATGCCCTTTGCAGGTCAGGTGAAGCCGCTCTCGACCGCTCTGAAAGCCGCCCATGGCATGACCTTCCCCGGCCCCAACCGCGTGACGGGCAGCGGCGAGGTCAAAGCCTATTGGAGCGGGATGGATCAGGCCTTTCTGATCGGCACGGCCCCGGATCAGAGCCTCGCCACCCATGCCGCCTTGGTCGATCAAACCGATGCTTGGGCCGTCCTCAACATCCAAGGCGCAGAGGTTGAAGCCGTTTTGGCGCGTCTAACACCGCTGGATCTAAACCCCAGTGTCTTCAAACGCGGCCATGCCGCGCGCAGCCTTCTTGGCCATATGTCGGCGCTTATCGCCCGCAGCGGCGCGCAAAGCTTCACGATCCAGGTGTTCCGCTCCATGGCAGCAACGGCGGTTCACGAGTTGGCACTGGCGATGAAAGCCGTGGCCGCCCGCGCCGAACTTGAGCACTAA
- a CDS encoding DUF2235 domain-containing protein has product MLRNNRLWTRLKGFRSAPPRLPVVRPAYSHVVLLDGTMSSLLRGQETNIGLTYRLLSELGPSEPVTLYYEPGIQWRGYRRAVEVLAGVGIDRQIKRAYLFLARNYQPGDRIFLMGFSRGAYAVRSLAGLIDKMGLLRAAQVEEETLARVYEHYRSDPDGPRAAALKAALCHPKVEIAFMGVYDTVRALGLRWPVVWRFMGKPHPYHSDGLGTSTKEARHALAMDETRDVYAPVLWSVDAARAGQVQQVWFRGAHGDIGGQLGGLRAARPLSNIPLVWMLGEAAASGLPLPQHWRTRYLTDVTAPSVGTMSGWSKAFWSRHRRVIGRDPSERIHPSAEAAAAERGVVLRGGGPRHAPG; this is encoded by the coding sequence TTGCTGCGGAATAACCGGCTCTGGACCCGTCTGAAGGGGTTTCGCAGCGCGCCGCCGCGCCTGCCGGTTGTGCGCCCGGCCTATTCCCATGTGGTTCTGCTCGATGGGACCATGTCGAGCCTGCTACGTGGGCAAGAGACCAATATCGGGCTGACCTATCGGTTGTTGTCGGAGCTTGGCCCGTCAGAGCCCGTCACGCTCTACTATGAGCCAGGGATTCAGTGGCGCGGCTATCGGCGCGCGGTGGAGGTGTTGGCCGGCGTTGGGATCGACCGACAGATCAAGCGCGCCTATCTGTTCTTGGCGCGGAACTATCAGCCCGGAGACCGGATTTTCCTGATGGGGTTTTCGCGTGGGGCCTATGCGGTGCGCTCGCTGGCCGGGTTGATCGACAAGATGGGCTTGCTGCGCGCGGCCCAGGTTGAGGAAGAGACCTTGGCGCGGGTCTATGAGCATTACCGGTCTGATCCAGACGGTCCGCGCGCGGCGGCGTTGAAGGCCGCGCTCTGCCATCCAAAGGTCGAGATCGCCTTTATGGGCGTCTATGACACGGTGCGCGCTTTGGGCCTGCGCTGGCCGGTGGTTTGGCGGTTCATGGGCAAGCCGCATCCCTATCACAGTGACGGTTTAGGGACCTCGACCAAAGAGGCCCGGCATGCGCTGGCGATGGACGAAACCCGCGATGTGTATGCGCCGGTTTTGTGGAGCGTCGATGCGGCGCGGGCTGGGCAAGTGCAGCAGGTTTGGTTCCGGGGCGCGCATGGCGACATTGGCGGGCAACTGGGCGGCTTGCGCGCGGCGCGGCCTTTGTCGAACATCCCACTGGTCTGGATGTTGGGCGAGGCGGCGGCCTCTGGTCTGCCGCTGCCGCAACATTGGCGCACGCGCTATCTGACCGATGTTACGGCGCCGTCGGTTGGCACGATGTCGGGGTGGAGCAAAGCGTTTTGGTCGCGTCATCGGCGGGTGATTGGGCGCGATCCGTCCGAGCGGATACACCCTTCGGCAGAGGCGGCCGCGGCAGAGCGGGGTGTGGTCTTGCGGGGCGGCGGCCCGCGTCACGCCCCCGGGTGA